A genome region from Verrucomicrobiaceae bacterium includes the following:
- a CDS encoding exosortase-associated EpsI family protein — protein sequence MHVSLRIAGQDTRAIHKPEVCLPGQGWSIIGSTVLPIEMNNGATLQVRDLSLQKIDNRSEGQKRLIKAHYIYWFIGKGVTTTSDIERQWLSFKDSVFNGINHRWAYPSVMSFVTEKMNPHQTGERQRNDEETVAMLRAFIRDLAPKFQKDITPNEEAHR from the coding sequence GTGCACGTTTCCCTCAGGATCGCAGGGCAGGACACGCGGGCCATTCACAAGCCCGAAGTCTGCCTGCCCGGTCAGGGTTGGAGTATCATCGGCTCCACTGTGTTGCCGATTGAAATGAATAATGGAGCCACGCTCCAGGTGCGTGACTTGTCCCTGCAAAAGATTGATAATCGCAGCGAAGGCCAAAAGCGCCTCATCAAAGCCCACTATATCTACTGGTTCATCGGCAAAGGCGTCACCACCACCAGCGACATCGAGCGCCAGTGGCTCAGTTTCAAAGACAGCGTTTTCAACGGCATCAACCACCGCTGGGCCTACCCGTCCGTCATGTCCTTCGTTACCGAGAAAATGAATCCACATCAAACCGGGGAACGTCAGCGCAACGACGAAGAAACCGTCGCCATGCTCCGTGCGTTTATTCGCGACCTTGCACCCAAGTTTCAGAAGGATATCACGCCAAATGAAGAGGCACATCGCTAA
- a CDS encoding exosortase/archaeosortase family protein: protein MLGFAFPLIFWKAISPSSYVTSCSISPRGMLGLLGVGVVQEGTSLLSPPNAAAGRELGDIFSLNIEGPCSGMRSLFALMFVGALFSYFRQNGLLQRWVLFHHFPARRDR, encoded by the coding sequence ATGCTCGGCTTTGCCTTCCCGCTCATCTTTTGGAAAGCAATCTCGCCATCAAGCTACGTTACCTCATGCTCGATCTCACCCCGTGGCATGCTCGGCCTGCTCGGCGTTGGCGTGGTGCAGGAGGGCACCTCGCTGCTCTCACCGCCGAATGCCGCAGCGGGTCGCGAACTGGGCGATATCTTCAGTCTCAACATCGAAGGCCCCTGCTCCGGTATGCGGAGTCTCTTTGCGCTCATGTTTGTAGGCGCTTTGTTCAGCTACTTCCGACAAAACGGCCTATTGCAGCGCTGGGTGCTTTTTCATCACTTTCCCGCTCGCCGTGATCGCTAA
- a CDS encoding FkbM family methyltransferase, with amino-acid sequence MKRHIANLARTLTGAFVFRKTLPAEFGSERLYVTSRSDIRLLVPGWKETAGDLFRVVNRYVSPGDTVWDIGSNLGILAFCAALKSGAQGLVYSLEADPRYADIQTRTRRNFTPHTAQISILCAAAADQLGILDFVIPKNGHARNHLAVVDGNAATESEMTKQVMTVTLDWLLTYWNAPQFIKIDIEGAEWLAMLGASKLITKIRPRCYIECNEENATAMTQLFVANKYLLFSLDKAGNEQPVQRFEFNTIAIPVEQRAPGS; translated from the coding sequence ATGAAGAGGCACATCGCTAATCTCGCACGCACGCTCACTGGGGCCTTCGTATTCCGCAAAACCCTGCCCGCTGAATTCGGCAGCGAGCGCTTGTATGTCACTAGCCGTTCAGATATTCGTCTTCTCGTGCCGGGATGGAAAGAAACCGCTGGTGATTTGTTCCGAGTGGTGAACCGCTATGTATCCCCCGGCGACACCGTCTGGGATATAGGTAGCAACCTCGGTATATTAGCCTTTTGCGCAGCGCTCAAATCCGGAGCCCAAGGCCTCGTTTATTCCTTGGAAGCGGATCCCCGTTATGCCGACATCCAGACAAGAACACGGCGAAATTTCACTCCTCATACCGCCCAGATTTCCATTCTTTGTGCCGCTGCGGCGGATCAGTTGGGCATCCTTGATTTTGTGATCCCCAAAAATGGGCATGCGCGGAACCACCTTGCTGTTGTGGATGGAAACGCTGCGACCGAGTCTGAAATGACCAAGCAAGTCATGACCGTCACACTCGATTGGCTGCTCACCTATTGGAATGCGCCTCAGTTTATCAAGATCGACATCGAAGGAGCAGAGTGGCTTGCCATGCTGGGTGCTAGCAAACTCATCACGAAAATTCGGCCTCGTTGCTACATAGAATGCAACGAAGAAAACGCGACCGCCATGACGCAGCTCTTCGTGGCAAACAAGTACCTGCTGTTCTCATTGGATAAAGCGGGGAATGAGCAGCCTGTGCAGAGGTTCGAGTTCAATACGATCGCCATTCCTGTTGAGCAACGCGCACCGGGCTCATGA